TAAAATGAACACTTCATATTTCAAGGCCTTTGGAAATTCAGAAATCACTCCACAAATAGCATCACAGGAAAATAAGCCTTCCGCAACTGCCGAACAGATTATTGAAGAAAAGCAGGTTGAAGACATGACCTCTGAAGTTCAGGTTCCTCGAATGGAGAAACCTTTAGCGCCTCAACTTGATTCAATTATTATTTATTTTGACTTTGATAAATCTCAAGCAAGTGAAACTCAATTAAAAATTGCACAACAAAAACTAAACGAAATACCACTGGAACACTATGACTTAACCATCTCAGGTCATACAGATCAAAAAGGTTCTCATAACTACAACCTCACCTTATCCCAAAAAAGAGCGTTTTTTATTAAGAATTGGATTTTAAACCATTATAAAACTAATATTATAGCAGTAAAAGGCTTTTCATTTGATCAACTGGCTCATACTCAAACCCATGATTCTGCAAGGGCAAAAAACCGAAGAGTTGTCATACGTTTTTCTTTGAAAACCCGCTGATATCAGACCTAAAAGTATTTGTATATCTTACTTCTATTAACTACTTTCGAAATACTAACATATAAAAATTATGTCCCATGGAAACCAAGTATAAATTAGCTGTCAGTGTAGATTTCACTGAAACTTCGCGTCATTCATTTTCTGAATCTTTATATTTAGCTAAGAGAGCTAATTTAGAAGTGGTCATTGTCCACATTAATTGTGACCCTACCAAAACAGAAGCAGATTTCGATAAACTTATCACTGAAATGATTGAGGATAATGGAGATGCTGCAAAAGAAGTGGATATCTCATATAGAATTATACCTGGTGAAAAAGGCGAAATCGTTGAGAGACTTGCCAGAACCATTGATCAAATTGATCCACTTTATGTTGTGGTAGGTTATGAAATCAAACGCGGAATGGATCGTTTTGTGGGACCGAATATCAAGAAGATTATTTACGAAACTAAATATCCGGTAATTGCATTGAAAAATATGGAAACCGTTAAAGAGTTGACTACTTTGTTTTTCCCTTTAACACTGGAACAATTTTCACGTCAAAAGACAAATATTTCGATCAAGTTTGTGAAGGATATGAATTTGAAATTCCAATTACTTCCACTTAGAATCAGCAATACCAAAAAAGATGATGTCCACCAGGAAATCATCACTAACAATATGATCAAAAAATTAGATGATCATAATGTAGATTACGATGTAGAATGGGAAGAAGGAAACGATGAAGTAAAAATCCTTCTAGAGAAAACCGCAGAAGATAATACCGGCATTGTTTCCGTTGTTTTTGAAAGTTCTCCCGACTTTTTAGATAACTTCAGAACGACCAGAGAGGAGAAATTACTCCAAATGACGCAAGATCCTCTGCTCATTGTGAAATCTCATCATAGTCCATTCTTATATTAAACACAGAGTATAAAACAATTAGAGTCTGATTTTTTCAGACTCTTTTTTTTAGGAG
This genomic interval from bacterium SCSIO 12643 contains the following:
- a CDS encoding universal stress protein yields the protein METKYKLAVSVDFTETSRHSFSESLYLAKRANLEVVIVHINCDPTKTEADFDKLITEMIEDNGDAAKEVDISYRIIPGEKGEIVERLARTIDQIDPLYVVVGYEIKRGMDRFVGPNIKKIIYETKYPVIALKNMETVKELTTLFFPLTLEQFSRQKTNISIKFVKDMNLKFQLLPLRISNTKKDDVHQEIITNNMIKKLDDHNVDYDVEWEEGNDEVKILLEKTAEDNTGIVSVVFESSPDFLDNFRTTREEKLLQMTQDPLLIVKSHHSPFLY